A stretch of DNA from Streptomyces caniferus:
ACTGGAGGTGACCGCGGGACAGGTCGGGTACTGGCCAGCCCACGATGCCCGACAGGACACCACAGCCGAACAGGCCGCCGCCGCCCTCGGGCTGAACGAGACCGCGGCCCGGAAGCTGATGGCCCACTTCGGCCGCTGGAGCCCCTACCGCTGAACGACCACCATCCGGAGCCTGGCGCCTCCCTGCTCTGGTGCTGGACCAGCCACCACCCCATTCCCTACGACGACCGCCTCGACCGGCTGGAGAAGCTGGCCGTCATCGCCAAGGGCACCACAACCGCGCTGCACGATGTCCGGCCATGGCCGTTCCCGAGTTCGAGGACGTCGTCCCGTGTGCCTGGCCCCGACCCCACCGACCGGCCCACCGCGAAGGAGCTGACCGCCGCATGGTGACCCTGTGCGCCCTGACCCCCGACGACGCACCAGCCCTCGCCCGCATCTACAGCGGCGCCTCAATCCGGCATACCACCGGCAAGCCCCTCACCCTCGACCAGGCCCACGAGAAGATCCGCACGGCCCTCGCCCGAGCCGTCGAGAACCCCCGCGCGCAGTGGAGCTGGGGCATCATCGCCACCGACGAGATGATCGGCCTGATCGCCCTGCGGCGACGCTCCCCGACCATGGGCACCCTCAGCTACATCCTCCGCGAGGACACCTGGGGCAACGGCTACGCCACCGAAGCCGCCCAGCACGTCGTCGCCTTCGCTTCCACCACCGGCGGCCTGGAGCGCCTGGAGGCCATGCACCACCCCGACAATCCGGCCTCCGGCCGCGTCCTTATCAAGACCGGTTTCACCCGCACCGGCACCTGCGACCGGTGCACCGACGACGGAACCACCGCGGCATACCAGGTGTACACATTGCCGTTGCCCTGGGCCCCGCTGCGTCGTTGAGGGGGTGTTCACGTCCCCCGCGCGAACGCAGTGTGGCCCGGCCGGTTTGCCAGGCCGGGCGAGCGCCGTGTGCTGCGTCCAAAATTGGAACGCCTGGTTCGTGCCTTCTGCGCCGCTCGTCGGTAACGACCGTCAAGGGCGGTGAGACGGGCAACTTTGTCGCTGATCGTCATACGTATTGCCACACTCTGTTACTCAGTGGTGTACTTGGCCGCCTTGGATGATCTAGGGGGTGTGGGTGCGAGCCACAGGGGCGTCAGTCAATTCTGTGTCGCCTTACGGGCGCCTGACGCATCGGGGCGCCGATGTCTGCAGCGCCGGCTGACGGCGGACGCCGAAGTCGGCGCGGCTTCGCCTACCAAGACGCGGTGACGCTTCTGGACTGCCTCGACATGCATGAGGGC
This window harbors:
- a CDS encoding GNAT family N-acetyltransferase, whose translation is MVTLCALTPDDAPALARIYSGASIRHTTGKPLTLDQAHEKIRTALARAVENPRAQWSWGIIATDEMIGLIALRRRSPTMGTLSYILREDTWGNGYATEAAQHVVAFASTTGGLERLEAMHHPDNPASGRVLIKTGFTRTGTCDRCTDDGTTAAYQVYTLPLPWAPLRR